In Ipomoea triloba cultivar NCNSP0323 chromosome 7, ASM357664v1, a single genomic region encodes these proteins:
- the LOC116024073 gene encoding protein FAR1-RELATED SEQUENCE 5-like — MGPSDHTVEMQTCDMEESADVLNYWMTTCDPSLKLVVGQRFESLESGIKFYIKYASAAGFDVRRSTEIKNKYGVSMKKYLVCSREGYKEAKDTDLMESGAPTHPKRRLTSNRVGCIAKIIFRLNGEVYEVVSFEERHTHDLCGDSYKPFMKVNRKLDIGHQHFIANCAKANIWPSKTFNLGGDSQMVLSNYIEKKSDCDDFYFEYEVNEKDQLSRVFWADGVARKQFSVFGEAMAFDATYQTNKYKLVFVPFTGVDHHKRCVTFAAGLIAREDEDSYRWLLINFKKAMGKTPPITITDQDPAIKVAIVMEFLETRYRFCMWHIMTKVGDKVEVEMAKNTEFRRALNSVVWNENCMPEEFENGWNGVVHKYGLHENGWLKLMYEQRESWIPAYFQDMFMGGLLRITSRSESENSVFRSNTSKHLCLVEFFYQFERTINRQRSKQAELDAACNGHLPALKTPLSVEREAASIYTLAIFYQLQGEIIGACFSCRVRSFAVSEPTRTYVIEDDKGKSYTVVVENGSNNISCTCRMYRRIGLLCRHALVILKDERFDHIPPQHITPRWTRDAVPKTRRDLYACTQAEDL, encoded by the exons ATGG GACCCAGTGATCACACCGTGGAGATGCAAACATGTGATATGGAGGAATCTGCAGACGTTCTCAATTACTGGATGACAACATGTGACCCCTCTCTTAAGCTAGTTGTAGGACAGagatttgaaagtttagaaagtggaattaaattttatataaagtatGCTTCAGCAGCTGGTTTTGATGTGCGCCGCAGTACAGAAATAAAGAACAAATATGGTGTTTCCATGAAAAAGTATTTGGTTTGTTCCCGGGAAGGATATAAGGAGGCTAAAGATACAGATCTAATGGAAAGTGGAGCACCAACACACCCCAAACGTCGACTTACTTCTAACAGAGTGGGATGCATTGCTAAGATAATTTTCAGACTAAATGGGGAGGTGTACGAAGTGGTGTCATTCGAAGAAAGGCACACACACGATTTATGCGGGGACAGTTACAAACCGTTCATGAAAGTGAATCGGAAACTAGACATTGGGCATCAGCACTTCATAGCAAACTGTGCTAAAGCTAACATTTGGCCAAGTAAGACTTTCAACCT GGGGGGGGATTCACAGATGGTTCTATCCAACTACATTGAAAAGAAGTCAGACTGTGATGATTTCTACTTTGAATATGAGGTGAATGAAAAGGATCAGTTGAGTCGTGTGTTTTGGGCTGATGGTGTTGCAAGAAAACAGTTTAGCGTATTCGGAGAAGCCATGGCGTTTGACGCGACATACCAAACGAACAA GTACAAGCTAGTGTTTGTTCCATTTACCGGCGTAGACCACCATAAGAGATGTGTTACATTTGCGGCGGGTTTGATTGCTAGGGAAGATGAGGACTCTTACCGTTGGCTTTTAATCAACTTCAAAAAAGCAATGGGCAAAACACCACCAATAACAATCACCGATCAAGACCCAGCCATAAAAGTTGCCATTGTTATGGAGTTCCTCGAGACCCGTTATCGTTTCTGCATGTGGCATATAATGACTAAAGTTGGGGACAAAGTAGAAGTCGAAATGGCAAAGAATACTGAGTTTCGTCGCGCGCTAAACAGTGTTGTGTGGAATGAAAATTGTATGCCTGAAGAGTTTGAGAATGGTTGGAATGGTGTTGTGCATAAATATGGGCTACATGAGAATGGATGGTTGAAGCTTATGTATGAACAACGTGAATCATGGATACCTGCATATTTCCAAGATATGTTTATGGGAGGGTTGTTGCGAATAACTTCTCGTTCAGAATCCGAGAACAGTGTTTTCCGAAGTAATACTAGTAAACATCTGTGTCTTGTGGAATTTTTCTATCAGTTTGAGCGCACAATCAATAGGCAACGAAGTAAACAAGCTGAACTAGATGCCGCTTGCAATGGCCACCTTCCTGCCCTAAAGACACCGTTGAGTGTAGAGCGAGAAGCAGCGTCAATATACACATTGGCAATTTTTTACCAGTTGCAGGGAGAAATAATAGGTGCATGTTTCTCCTGCCGAGTGCGATCATTTGCAGTTAGCGAACCTACCCGGACATACGTGATTGAAGACGATAAAGGGAAGTCATACACAGTGGTAGTTGAAAATGGGAGCAACAACATCAGTTGCACATGCCGAATGTACAGAAGGATCGGGCTGCTTTGTAGGCATGCTTTAGTAATACTGAAAGATGAGCGGTTTGATCATATTCCACCACAGCACATCACTCCACGTTGGACACGGGATGCTGTTCCAAAAACAAGACGTGATCTGTATGCGTGCACGCAAGCGGAAGATTTATGA